Proteins encoded in a region of the Manis javanica isolate MJ-LG chromosome 15, MJ_LKY, whole genome shotgun sequence genome:
- the MN1 gene encoding transcriptional activator MN1, translated as MFGLDQFEPQINSRNAGQGERNFNEAGLSMNAHFKAPAFHAGGPPGPVDPAMSALGEPPILGMNMEPYGFHARGHSELHAGGLQTQPVHGFFGGQQPHHGHPGGHHPHQHHPHFGGNFGGPDPGASCLHGGRLLGYGGAAGGLGSQPPFAEGYDHMAESQGPESFGPQRPGNLPDFHSSGASGHAVPAPCLPLDQSPNRAASFHGLPASSGSDSHSLEPRRVANQGAVDSLEYNYPGEAPSGHFDMFSPSDSEGQLPHYAAGRQVPGGSFPGASALPRTAGMVGLSKMHAQQSQQPQPPQQPPQQQPPQQHGVFFERFGGARKMPVGLEPGVGSRHPLMQPPQQAPPPPQQQPPQQPQQPPPPPPPPPGLLVRQNSCPPGLPRPQQGEAGTPSGGLQDGGPMLPSQHAQFEYPIHRLENRSMHPYSEPVFNMQHPPPQQAPNQRLQHFDAPPYMNVAKRPRFDFPASAAVDRCASWNGNMHNGALDNHLSPSAYSGLPGEFTPPVPDSFPSGPPLQHPAPEPQSLQQQRQNAALMIKQMASRNQQQRLRQPGLAQLGHPGDVGQGGLVHSGPVGSLAQPNFERESGGAGAGRLGTFEPQAPHLAQESAWFPGPHPPPGDLLPRRMGGSGLPADCGPHDPGLAPPPPPAGSGVLFRGPLQEPLRMPGEGHVPALPSPGLQFGGSLAGLGQLQSPGAGVGLPSAPSERRPPPPDFTAPALGGQPGFPFGAANRQSTPHSGPGVNSPPSAGGGGGGTGGGGGGGGGGAYQPQPDFQPSQRTSASKLGALSLGSFNKPSSKDNLFGQSCLAALSTACQNMIASLGAPNLNVTFNKKNPPEGKRKLSQNETDSAAVAGNPGSDYFPGGTAPGAPGPGGSSGTSSSGSKASGPPNPPAQGDGTSLSPNYTLESTSGNDGKPVPGGGGRGRGRRKRDSGHVSPGAFFDKYSAAPDSGAAPGVSPGQQQAPGAAVGGSSAGEVRGAPTPHEKALTSPSWGKGAELLLGDQPDLMASLDGGAKSDGSSPHVGEFASDEVSTSYANEDEVSSSSDNPVALAKASRSPLVTGSPKLPPRGVGAGEHGPKAPPPALGLGIMSTSTSTPDSYGGGGTGHPGTPGLEQVRTPTSSSGAPPPDEIHPLEILQAQIQLQRQQFSISEDQPLGLKGGKKGECAVGSSGTQNGDSELGSCCSEAVKSAMSTIDLDSLMAEHSATWYMPTDKALVDGSDDDKTLAPWEKAKPQNPNSKEAHDLPANKASATQPGSHLQCLSVHCTDDVGDAKARASVPTWRSLHSDISNRFGTFVAALT; from the coding sequence ATGTTTGGGCTGGACCAATTTGAGCCCCAGATCAACAGCAGGAACGCTGGCCAGGGCGAGAGGAACTTTAACGAGGCCGGACTAAGCATGAACGCCCACTTTAAGGCCCCGGCTTTCCACGCGGGGGGACCGCCTGGACCCGTGGACCCTGCCATGAGCGCGCTGGGCGAGCCCCCGATCTTGGGCATGAACATGGAGCCTTACGGCTTCCACGCGCGCGGCCACTCGGAGTTGCACGCGGGGGGGCTGCAAACGCAGCCGGTGCACGGATTCTTTGGGGGCCAGCAGCCGCACCACGGCCACCCGGGAGGCcatcatcctcaccaacaccacCCTCACTTCGGGGGCAACTTCGGCGGCCCGGACCCAGGGGCCTCTTGCCTGCACGGGGGTCGCCTGCTCGGCTACGGCGGCGCCGCCGGCGGCCTGGGTAGCCAGCCGCCCTTTGCAGAGGGTTATGATCACATGGCGGAGAGCCAGGGGCCTGAGAGCTTCGGCCCGCAGCGCCCCGGGAACCTCCCGGACTTCCACAGTTCGGGCGCCTCGGGCCACGCCGTGCCTGCCCCGTGCTTGCCGCTGGACCAGAGCCCTAACCGAGCCGCCTCCTTCCACGGCCTGCCCGCCTCCAGCGGTTCCGATTCCCACAGTCTGGAGCCCCGGAGGGTGGCAAACCAAGGAGCCGTCGACTCGCTGGAATACAATTACCCTGGCGAGGCGCCCTCGGGACATTTCGACATGTTTTCGCCTTCCGATTCTGAGGGGCAGCTGCCTCATTATGCGGCGGGTCGCCAGGTTCCCGGGGGCTCTTTCCCGGGCGCCTCGGCCCTGCCCAGAACTGCAGGAATGGTGGGCTTGTCCAAAATGCACGCACAGCAGTCGCAGCAGCCGCAGCCGCCTCAGCAGCCGCCTCAGCAGCAGCCGCCTCAGCAGCACGGCGTGTTCTTCGAGAGGTTCGGCGGGGCCCGTAAGATGCCCGTGGGTCTGGAGCCCGGCGTAGGCTCTAGGCACCCGTTAATGCAGCCTCCCCAGCAGGCCCCGCCGCCCCCGCAGCAGCAGCCCCCGCAGCAGCCGCAGcagccgccaccgccgccgccgccgccgcccgggctTCTGGTCCGACAAAATTCGTGCCCCCCTGGGCTCCCGCGGCCCCAGCAGGGCGAGGCGGGCACGCCCAGCGGCGGCCTGCAGGACGGGGGCCCCATGCTGCCCAGCCAGCACGCGCAGTTCGAGTACCCCATCCACCGGCTGGAGAACCGGAGCATGCACCCTTACTCCGAGCCTGTGTTCAACATGCAGCACCCCCCTCCGCAGCAGGCGCCCAACCAGCGGCTGCAGCATTTCGACGCCCCCCCCTACATGAACGTGGCCAAGAGGCCGCGCTTTGACTTCCCGGCCAGCGCGGCAGTGGACCGCTGCGCGTCGTGGAACGGCAACATGCACAATGGCGCTCTGGACAACCACCTCTCGCCGTCTGCCTACTCGGGCCTACCCGGCGAGTTCACGCCGCCTGTGCCCGACAGCTTCCCCTCAGGGCCACCCCTGCAGCATCCAGCCCCGGAGCCCCAGTCCCTGCAGCAGCAGCGCCAAAACGCGGCCCTCATGATCAAGCAGATGGCGTCGCGGAACCAGCAGCAGCGGCTGCGCCAGCCCGGCCTGGCCCAGCTCGGCCACCCCGGGGACGTGGGCCAGGGAGGCCTGGTGCACAGCGGCCCGGTGGGCAGCTTGGCCCAGCCGAACTTTGAGCGCGAAAGCGGTGGCGCGGGCGCGGGGCGCCTGGGCACCTTCGAGCCGCAGGCGCCGCACTTGGCGCAGGAGAGCGCGTGGTTCCCAGGGCCGCACCCGCCGCCCGGTGACCTGCTGCCCCGCAGGATGGGCGGCTCGGGCCTGCCCGCTGACTGCGGCCCCCACGACCCCGGCCTGGCGCCGCCCCCTCCACCCGCTGGCTCCGGGGTGCTGTTCCGGGGCCCTCTGCAGGAGCCGCTGAGGATGCCCGGAGAGGGCCACGTGCCCGCGCTGCCCTCCCCCGGCCTGCAGTTCGGGGGCAGTCTGGCCGGCCTGGGCCAACTGCAGTCGcccggggctggggtggggctgcctAGCGCTCCCTCCGAGCGCCGGCCCCCGCCACCGGATTTCACTGCGCCCGCGCTTGGGGGCCAGCCTGGCTTCCCCTTTGGCGCGGCGAACCGGCAGTCCACGCCGCACAGCGGCCCCGGCGTGAACTCGCCCCCGAGCGCGGGCGGGGGTGGTGGCGGcacgggcggcggcggcggagggggCGGCGGGGGCGCCTACCAGCCGCAGCCTGATTTCCAGCCCAGCCAGCGCACCTCGGCCAGCAAGCTGGGCGCGCTTTCGCTGGGCTCTTTCAACAAGCCCAGCTCCAAGGACAACCTGTTCGGCCAGAGCTGCCTGGCTGCTCTCTCCACCGCCTGCCAGAATATGATCGCCAGCCTCGGGGCCCCCAACCTCAACGTGACCTTCAACAAGAAGAACCCGCCCGAGGGCAAGAGGAAACTGAGCCAGAACGAGACCGATAGCGCGGCTGTGGCCGGCAACCCGGGCTCGGATTACTTCCCCGGAGGGACTGCccctggggccccagggcccGGAGGCTCGTCGGGGACCAGCAGCAGCGGCTCCAAAGCCTCGGGGCCGCCCAACCCACCCGCCCAGGGGGACggcaccagcctctcccccaACTACACCCTGGAATCTACGTCTGGGAATGACGGCAAGCCGGTTCCCGGGGGCGGCGGCCGGGGACGGGGTCGCAGAAAAAGGGACAGTGGTCACGTGAGCCCTGGGGCCTTCTTCGACAAGTACTCAGCAGCGCCGGACAGCGGGGCCGCGCCTGGGGTGAGCCCGGGGCAGCAGCAGGCGCCTGGCGCCGCCGTCGGGGGAAGCTCCGCAGGCGAGGTGCGCGGCGCACCGACGCCTCACGAGAAAGCGCTCACGTCGCCGTCGTGGGGGAAAGGGGCCGAGTTGCTTTTGGGGGACCAGCCGGACCTCATGGCGTCCCTGGACGGTGGGGCCAAGTCGGACGGAAGTTCCCCGCACGTGGGCGAGTTCGCCTCGGACGAGGTGAGCACGAGCTACGCCAATGAGGACGAGGTGTCATCCAGCTCCGACAACCCCGTGGCCCTGGCCAAAGCGAGTAGGAGCCCCCTGGTGACAGGCTCGCCCAAACTCCCTCCTCGTGGGGTGGGCGCTGGGGAGCACGGACCGAAGGCGCCCCCGCCCGCGCTCGGCCTGGGCATCATGTCTACCTCTACCTCGACCCCCGACAGCTATGGCGGCGGGGGCACGGGCCATCCGGGCACTCCGGGCCTGGAGCAGGTCCGGACCCCAACGAGCAGCAGTGGTGCGCCGCCACCCGACGAGATCCACCCCCTGGAGATCCTCCAGGCACAGATCCAGCTACAGAGGCAGCAGTTCAGTATCTCTGAGGACCAGCCTCTGGGGCTCAAGGGTGGCAAGAAGGGTGAGTGTGCTGTCGGGTCCTCGGGCACACAGAATGGCGACAGCGAGCTGGGCAGCTGCTGCTCCGAGGCGGTCAAGAGCGCCATGAGCAccattgacctggactcgctgaTGGCAGAGCACAGCGCCACCTGGTACATGCCCACTGACAAGGCCTTGGTGGACGGCTCAGACGACGACAAGACGCTGGCACCCTGGGAGAAGGCCAAACCCCAGAACCCCAACAGCAAAGAAG